ACGACAACCGAAGCTTTAGCGCCTTCGCGCAGGCTTCGTCACAATTCGCGCTATTTCAGCTTTTAACAGGTCTGTTATTGATGAAAAAAATCACCAGTGTCTGCCCCTACTGTGGGGCAGGGTGCAAGCTCAAGCTTGTTGTTGAAAATAACAAAATCATCCGCGCCGAAGCGGCTGAGGGGGTTACCAACCAGAATCAGCTTTGTCTGAAAGGGTACTATGGTTGGGATTTCCTCAACGACACCCGCCTTCTGACCCCCCGCCTCACCCGTCCGCTGATCCGCTACCAAAAAGGCGGTAAATTTACCCCGGTCAGTTGGGATGAAGCGATCCGCTACACTGCCCAACGTTTACTGGAAATTCGCGACAGGGAAGGCCCGCGCGCCATTATGACGACCGGTTCCTCACGCGGCACCGGCAATGAAACCAACTATGTGATGCAGAAATTCGCGCGTGCGGTCCTCAACACTAATAACGTGGACTGCTGTGCCCGCGTCTGTCACGGGCCGTCAGTGGCCGGTCTCCAGGAAACCCTGGGTAATGGCGCGATGAGTAATTCCATCAGCGACATAGAAAACTCAAAATGTTTGCTGATCTTCGGCTACAACTGCGCAGATTCACACCCGATTGTCGCGCGCCGGGTGATCAAGGCGCGGCAGAATGGCGCGAAGATTATCGTCTGCGATCCCCGCCGCATAGAAACCGCCCGCATTGCTGACCAGCACCTGCAACTGAATAACGGTTGCAATATGGCACTGGTAAACGCTTTTGGTTACGTTCTCATTGACGAACAGCTTTACGACAAAGAGTACGTACATAAGCATACACAAGGACTGGATGCCTACTGGCAGACGGTTAAGGACTATTCACCGGAAGCCGTCGAACACTTGACCGGCGTTCCGGCCTCACAGGTGCGTCAGGCGATGCGGACCTTTGCCGCAGCGCCTTCAGCAACCGTGATGTGGGGGATGGGTGTGACACAGTTTGGTCAGGCCGTGGATGTAGTACGTGGATTATCGAGCCTTGCACTGCTGACCGGTAACCTCGGTCGTCCTCACGTGGGTGTTGGCCCGGTTCGCGGGCAGAACAACGTCCAGGGAGCCTGCGACATGGGCGTATTGCCTAATCTCTTTCCGGGCTATCAGGATGTCACCGATGCGGCCGTTAGAGAAAAATTCGCCAGAGCCTGGGGGATCGACGCCAGCAGGATGGATGACAAGGTCGGAACGCGCATCACCGAAGTCCCTCACCTGGCGCTGGAAGGTAAAATTAAAGCCTACTACATCATGGGGGAAGATCCGCTGCAAACTGAAGCCGATCTGGGACTGGTGCGCGACGGCTTCGCCGCTCTGGATTTCGTCGTGGTGCAGGATATCTTTATGACCAAAACCGCCGAGATGGCGGACGTAATTTTACCCGCCACCTCCTGGGGGGAGCATGGCGGCGTATTCACCTGCGCCGATCGTGGCTTCCAGCGTTTCGACAAAGCCATCGAACCTACCGGCGACGTGAAGCGCGACTGGGAAATCATCAGCCTGCTCGCCAGTGAAATGGGCTATCCCATGCACTATGAGAACAATCAGCAAATCTGGGATGAGATGCGTGAGCTGTGCCCGCTGTTCTATGGCGTGACTTACGAAAAGATGGGCGATATGGGGCATATTCAGTGGCCCTGCCCCGACCTTGATCATCCCGGTACGCCATACCTGTATGAAAACAGCCGATTTGACACGCCAGATGGTAAAGGCAAGCTGTTTGCCGCACCGTGGCGCGCCCCGGCGGAAGTGCCTGACGAGGCGTATCCGCTGGTCCTGTGTACGGTGCGCGAAGTGGGTCATTACTCCTGTCGTTCTATGACCGGTAACTGTGCCGCCCTGCAGGCACTAGCCGATGAACCCGGCTATGTGCAAATCAGCATGCAGGACGCGCAAAAGGCGGGTATTCGTCATCGGGAACTGGTGTGGGTCAGCTCGCGTCGGGGAAAAGTGATCAGCCGGGCGGATGTCTCCGAACGCATCAATCGCGGGGCGGTGTATATGACCTATCAATGGTGGATTGGTGCGTGTAATGAACTGACGCAGGATAATCTCGACCCTATCTCAAAGACACCGGAAACCAAGTATTGTGCGGTTAAGGTCGAGAGGATTGTCGATCAGTCGTGGGCTGAACGCTATACCGCGCAGACCTATCGTGACATGAAGACACGGCTTTGCGAGGCGATCGAATAGCGCAACGACATTGCGCAGAGGACGAAATGAACGTTGACCGCCTCCCATGGAGGTGGTTTAGGGATGACGATAAAAAAGCCCCCTCGCTTTAGCAGACAGGGGGCTATCTCGAATGTGGAGTGTTGATGACAGCTAGATCAAATTAATTTTGATGTCATAGCCTTCCAGCCCAGTCATTTTCTCTCGGGCCGTAAACTGGATATCAGAAACTTCTTTACCTGTCTTTTTTTTGAGCTCAGCTATTTTTTTGGCAATGAAATCAGAAATATCCGCTTCAGTTTTACTTTTTAACTCTTCAATTTTCATTATGCACCTCTTCTGGTCTGTATCGGCATCTATGGCCCCAGCAGTTCCCATGATTCATGTGATAACTTGTACAACCCCTAATATCTATAAACGATAAGGTGGAAAGTTTCAATAATCAACAGGTTAGTGCATATTGTTTATACTGAACCAGCTCAAGAATCAAACAGCCATTCACCTTTTAGTGGCATTGACAGAGAACTTGTCGTCATTATTTAAAGAGTTTTGATGCCGCCGCAATAATTTCTTCTGAAGTCACATCCCGGTCGGAGGCAACATGAACTATTTTATGATCTCCCGTGAGAGACGGAAAACCTGCGGACATGATCTGCAGGTGCGCTTTTTCCCCATTAGGGTACTCACGTATTATCGTAGTGATACTCTTCATTACAGATACAACTACTGCCGATTCCGAATTAAAAAACACTATCACTTTTTTCATAATGGTTCCGTGATGATCCTGTTAATTAGAGCCGTTTAAAAATAAAAAAGGCTCCCAAAGGAGCCCGGATTTTATTTTCTGAAATCCAATGGTGACTGACCAGAACGAATGTACATTGCAATATTATCGAATGTTATCATTGTCGTTTTGCAAAAAATACATTTCGCGCCGAAAGGATTTCTGTCAGTGACATCAAAAGAAGACGTTCTGTACTGAGACCCATGGCAACAAGGGCATCTGAAGTGAATATTATTAGTGATAACAGTTACCTTAAAGAGCCACAACATTAACTGCTGAGGGACCTTTTGGACCTTGTTCAACACCAAACTCGACTTCCTGATTTTCATTCAGTGTCTTAAAATCGTTACTCTGGATAGCAGAGAAATGGACGAATACATCCTTGCTGCCATCTTTTGGAGTGATAAAACCAAAACCTTTTTCAGGATTGAACCATTTAACTAAACCAGTCATTTTATTAGACATCATTATTACCTTTTTGAGTAAGCCCTTAGGCAGGATGGTCCGAAAAAAATTATCAGAGAGGAAAAACCAACAAGGAAATCTCAACAGGAACAAATAAGAAAACTATTCTAGTGACTGCTTCAGATAAATTCATAACAAACCAGAACACCATTAACGCATGATTAACGTGACATAGCAAGGTATAGTTTTGTCAGTCAGCTAAACCTCTACTACCGGACAAAAAATACTATTTTCAGGAAATGCTTCCTGTCTGTTTTGAAACCGCCAGGTCTTCCGTTAGCCAGAACGTTGCGGTGCGAATGACGCCGTCCAGACTCGAGTCAACATCAGGCCCCATGCCGGTTGTGCGAGATAAGCATACCTAAGGTGACCTCCACAGGTATGCCATACAGTGCTAACGGTGTGCTGATACTATGCTTTAAGGATTTATAGAGCGACAGTAATACTACTTTTGTATTCTGTTTACGCGAACCACTGGGGGTTGCGTTTTGGTGTCCAGACTGCCGTTAATACCGATCATTTGATCGGGTTTTACCGTGCGGCCATCGAAGACTGAAAGCGGAATCAGGGTATGGATGCTGCCGGTTTTATCGCGAAAAACAAATTTATCACCACCTTGATCATCAATCAGATTCCCACGCAGGGAGATGGTAGCGCCGTCATGCATGGTTTTGGCTTGTTGAACCGTCATGGTTCGCGCATCTTCAGTACCACGGTATCCCTCATCCAGAGCGTGCGGCGGCGGCGGTGCGGTATCTTTTTTCAGTCCACCACTCTCATCAGCAAAAACTGCCGGGATTATAAAACAACATAATAATGGTGCCATGGCTAATTTCATTTTGCCCTCATCTCTTCGCCTACTTGACTTATTAAGTCTGATTGCTATTCCTTAATCTGGCAAACCAGAAGTGTCTTAAATGGTAATGTCATTATAAATCATTTAACTGACGGGAATACTAACGAAACGGTGAGGTTATAAATGCCCAGAGCAAACCTGAAAATCCCCGGTATTGATGAGAGTCAGCATTTTCTGAATTTTGAGGCAAGATTTCATAAGGTTGGGTTCGTGGTTTTACTCTGTATTATTTCCCTGGCCTTATTTGGTTTTTTTTCTGGTGGTTTCGTCAGTGACACCGTGAGTAAGAATACAACCGGGACGATGACATTACATTTTGAACGATTTGGTCGCTGGCAGACAGAATTTAACATGAAAATTTCCGCAACCGACCAGCATTCAGGGAAAAATATTTATCGGATTGCCGGAGATTTCACAACTTTTTATGAAACTGAAAATATATGGCCTCAACCTGACAGCATGTACAGCAAGGGAGATGCTCTGTACCTGGTGTATAATACAGCCGAAAATCAGCAGGATTCATCCATCTGGTTACGTGTCACCCCCGTAAAACCCGGCAACGCAATAAATGTCATCCAGTTAAACAACACGCCTGAAATTCGTTTCAGGCAGTTTATCTATCCGTAGGAGGTCAGCATGGAAATGGTACTGAGGGCCTTAGCCATTTATCTCATTTTACTGGTGGTGTTTAAAATTGCAGGACGTCGCGCATTATTGCAAATGACCAGCTTCGATCTGATTTTATTGTTGATTATCAGCGAAGCCACGCAACAAGCATTACTCGGCAACGATTTCTCGGTTACGGGGGCGATGCTTACCATTGTCACCCTGGTAGCGATCGACATGTTGTTTGGATTCATGAAAAAAAAGATGAACGGGGCGGAATCTGCGCTTGATGGTTCACCCGTTATTCTGCTGGATCACGGCGAACCGGTAATGGAAAAAATGAAAATGGTCGATGTCTCTCTCGAGGATATTTTAGCGGCAGCCCGGCAGAGTCAGGGGATTACGGAACCCTCTAAAATTAAGTATGCCATTCTGGAGCGTAATGGTCATATTTCAGTCATTCCTGATGATGATTAAGGGAAAAGATAATGAAAAAATCAGCCTATAGCGAAGCGAAAACCGCTGGCGAGTTAACGAATCAGATCGCGAATATGTTCATTGACAGGAGGCTGTCCTTAACCACGGCTGAATCCTGCACGGGTGGACATCTGGCAGCTGCGCTTTGCGCAGAGGCGGACACAGCCGATTTTTATGATATTGGCATCATTACCTTTAGTGACAGAGCAAAAAAGAAAATGCTTGGCGTGCAGGCCAGCACGCTGGAGAAATATACCGCCGTAAGCGAACAGACCGTCAGAGAAATGTCGGAAGGCGCCCGGTTACGCGCAGGAACAGATATGAGTATTG
The DNA window shown above is from Citrobacter farmeri and carries:
- the fdhF gene encoding formate dehydrogenase subunit alpha yields the protein MKKITSVCPYCGAGCKLKLVVENNKIIRAEAAEGVTNQNQLCLKGYYGWDFLNDTRLLTPRLTRPLIRYQKGGKFTPVSWDEAIRYTAQRLLEIRDREGPRAIMTTGSSRGTGNETNYVMQKFARAVLNTNNVDCCARVCHGPSVAGLQETLGNGAMSNSISDIENSKCLLIFGYNCADSHPIVARRVIKARQNGAKIIVCDPRRIETARIADQHLQLNNGCNMALVNAFGYVLIDEQLYDKEYVHKHTQGLDAYWQTVKDYSPEAVEHLTGVPASQVRQAMRTFAAAPSATVMWGMGVTQFGQAVDVVRGLSSLALLTGNLGRPHVGVGPVRGQNNVQGACDMGVLPNLFPGYQDVTDAAVREKFARAWGIDASRMDDKVGTRITEVPHLALEGKIKAYYIMGEDPLQTEADLGLVRDGFAALDFVVVQDIFMTKTAEMADVILPATSWGEHGGVFTCADRGFQRFDKAIEPTGDVKRDWEIISLLASEMGYPMHYENNQQIWDEMRELCPLFYGVTYEKMGDMGHIQWPCPDLDHPGTPYLYENSRFDTPDGKGKLFAAPWRAPAEVPDEAYPLVLCTVREVGHYSCRSMTGNCAALQALADEPGYVQISMQDAQKAGIRHRELVWVSSRRGKVISRADVSERINRGAVYMTYQWWIGACNELTQDNLDPISKTPETKYCAVKVERIVDQSWAERYTAQTYRDMKTRLCEAIE
- a CDS encoding GnsA/GnsB family addiction module toxin, which produces MKIEELKSKTEADISDFIAKKIAELKKKTGKEVSDIQFTAREKMTGLEGYDIKINLI
- a CDS encoding cold-shock protein → MTNNIHFRCPCCHGSQYRTSSFDVTDRNPFGAKCIFCKTTMITFDNIAMYIRSGQSPLDFRK
- the cspE gene encoding transcription antiterminator/RNA stability regulator CspE, which translates into the protein MSNKMTGLVKWFNPEKGFGFITPKDGSKDVFVHFSAIQSNDFKTLNENQEVEFGVEQGPKGPSAVNVVAL
- a CDS encoding YdeI family stress tolerance OB fold protein, which encodes MKLAMAPLLCCFIIPAVFADESGGLKKDTAPPPPHALDEGYRGTEDARTMTVQQAKTMHDGATISLRGNLIDDQGGDKFVFRDKTGSIHTLIPLSVFDGRTVKPDQMIGINGSLDTKTQPPVVRVNRIQK
- a CDS encoding DUF421 domain-containing protein yields the protein MEMVLRALAIYLILLVVFKIAGRRALLQMTSFDLILLLIISEATQQALLGNDFSVTGAMLTIVTLVAIDMLFGFMKKKMNGAESALDGSPVILLDHGEPVMEKMKMVDVSLEDILAAARQSQGITEPSKIKYAILERNGHISVIPDDD
- a CDS encoding 2-oxo-tetronate isomerase, giving the protein MKKSAYSEAKTAGELTNQIANMFIDRRLSLTTAESCTGGHLAAALCAEADTADFYDIGIITFSDRAKKKMLGVQASTLEKYTAVSEQTVREMSEGARLRAGTDMSIAISGYAGPDGGEDGTPAGTVWFAWNFRGQIVTKREFFSGDCQDVIAKAVSYSLAGLVEETTAWLRH